The following coding sequences are from one Macaca mulatta isolate MMU2019108-1 chromosome 7, T2T-MMU8v2.0, whole genome shotgun sequence window:
- the DLL4 gene encoding delta-like protein 4, producing the protein MAAASWSASGWALLLLVALWQQRAAGSGVFQLQLQEFVNERGVLASGRPCEPGCRTFFRVCLKHFQAVVSPGPCTFGSVSTPVLGTNSFAVRDDSSGGGRNPLQLPFNFTWPGTFSLIIEAWHAPGDDLRPEALPPDALISKIAIQGSLAVGQNWLLDEQTSTLTRLRYSYRVICSDNYYGDNCSRLCKKRNDHFGHYVCQPDGNLSCLPGWTGEYCQQPICLSGCHEQNGYCSKPAECLCRPGWQGRLCNECIPHNGCRHGTCSTPWQCTCDEGWGGLFCDQDLNYCTHHSPCKNGATCSNSGQRSYTCTCRPGYTGVDCELELSECDSNPCRNGGSCKDQEDGYHCLCPPGYYGLHCEHSTLSCADSPCFNGGSCRERNQGASYACECPPNFTGSNCEKKVDRCTSNPCANGGQCLNRGPSRMCRCRPGFTGTYCERHVSDCARNPCAHGGTCHDLESGLMCTCPAGFSGRRCEVRTSIDACASSPCFNRATCYTDLSTDTFVCNCPYGFVGSRCEFPVGLPPSFPWVAVSLGVGLAVLLVLLGMVAVAVRQLRLRRPDDGSREAMNNLSDFQKDNLIPAAQLKNTNQKKELEVDCGLDKSNCGKQQNHTLDYNLAPGPLGRGTMPGKFPHSDKSLGEKAPLRLHSEKPECRISAICSPRDSMYQSVCLISEERNECVIATEV; encoded by the exons ATGGCGGCAGCGTCCTGGAGCGCCTCTGGCTGGGCGCTACTGCTGCTGGTGGCACTTTGGCAGCAG CGCGCGGCCGGCTCCGGCGTCTTCCAGCTGCAGCTGCAGGAGTTCGTCAACGAGCGCGGCGTACTGGCCAGTGGGCGGCCTTGCGAGCCCGGCTGCCGGACTTTCTTCCGCGTCTGCCTTAAGCACTTCCAGGCGGTCGTCTCGCCCGGACCCTGCACCTTTGGGAGCGTCTCCACGCCGGTATTGGGCACCAACTCCTTCGCTGTCCGGGACGACAGTAGCGGCGGGGGACGCAACCCTCTCCAACTGCCCTTCAATTTCACCTGGCCG GGTACCTTCTCACTCATCATCGAAGCTTGGCACGCACCAGGAGACGACCTGCGGCCAG AGGCCTTGCCACCAGATGCACTCATCAGCAAGATCGCCATCCAGGGCTCCCTAGCTGTGGGTCAGAACTGGTTATTGGATGAGCAAACCAGCACCCTTACAAGGCTGCGCTACTCTTACCGGGTCATCTGCAGTGACAACTACTATGGAGACAACTGCTCCCGCCTGTGCAAGAAGCGCAATGACCACTTCGGCCACTATGTGTGCCAGCCAGATGGCAACTTGTCCTGCCTGCCGGGTTGGACTGGGGAGTACTGCCAACAGC CTATCTGTCTTTCGGGCTGTCATGAACAGAATGGCTACTGCAGCAAGCCAGCAGAGTGCCT CTGCCGCCCAGGCTGGCAGGGCCGGCTGTGTAACGAATGCATCCCCCACAATGGCTGTCGCCACGGCACCTGCAGCACTCCCTGGCAATGCACTTGTGatgagggctggggaggcctgttTTGTGACCAAG ATCTCAACTACTGCACCCACCACTCCCCGTGCAAGAATGGGGCAACGTGCTCCAACAGTGGGCAGCGAAGCTACACCTGcacctgtcgcccaggctacactGGTGTGGACTGTGAGCTGGAGCTCAGCGAGTGTGACAGCAACCCCTGTCGCAATGGAGGCAGCTGTAAG GACCAGGAGGATGGCTACCACTGCCTGTGTCCCCCAGGCTACTATGGCCTGCATTGTGAACATAGCACCTTGAGCTGCGCTGACTCCCCCTGCTTCAATGGGGGCTCCTGCCGGGAGCGCAACCAGGGGGCCAGCTATGCTTGTGAATGCCCCCCCAACTTCACTGGCTCCAACTGCGAGAAGAAAGTGGACAGATGCACCAGCAACCCGTGTGCCAATG GGGGACAGTGCTTAAACCGAGGTCCAAGCCGCATGTGCCGCTGCCGTCCTGGATTCACGGGGACCTACTGTGAACGCCACGTCAGTGACTGTGCCCGTAACCCTTGCGCCCATGGTGGCACTTGCCATGACCTGGAGAGTGGGCTTATGTGCACCTGCCCTGCCGGCTTCTCTGGCCGGCGCTGTGAGGTGCGGACATCCATCGATGCCTGTGCCTCAAGTCCCTGCTTCAACAGGGCCACCTGCTACACTGACCTCTCCACAGACACCTTCGTGTGCAACTGCCCTTATGGCTTTGTGGGCAGCCGCTGCGAGTTCCCCGTGGGCTTGCCGCCCAGCTTCCCCTGGGTGGCCGTCTCCCTGGGCGTGGGGCTGGCggtgctgctggtgctgctgggcatggtggcagtggcTGTGCGGCAGCTGCGGCTTCGACGGCCAGACGACGGCAGCAGGGAGGCCATGAACAACTTGTCGGACTTCCAGAAGGACAACCTGATTCCTGCCGCCCAGCTTAAAAACACAAACCAGAAGAAGGAGCTGGAAGTGGACTGTGGCCTGGACAAGTCCAACTGTGGCAAACAGCAAAACCACACATTGGACTATAATCTGGCCCCAGGACCCCTGGGGCGGGGGACCATGCCAGGAAAGTTTCCCCACAGTGACAAGAGCTTAGGGGAGAAGGCGCCACTGCGGTTACACAG TGAAAAGCCAGAGTGTCGGATATCAGCGATATGCTCCCCCAGGGACTCCATGTACCAGTCTGTGTGTTTGATATCAGAGGAGAGGAACGAATGTGTCATTGCCACGGAG GTATAA
- the CHAC1 gene encoding glutathione-specific gamma-glutamylcyclotransferase 1, whose product MKQESAASNTPPASQSPTPSAQFPRNDGDPQALWIFGYGSLVWRPDFAYSDSRVGFVRGYSRRFWQGDTFHRGSDKMPGRVVTLLEDHEGCTWGVAYQVQGEQVSEALKYLNVREAVLGGYDTKEVTFYPQDAPDQPLKALAYVATPQNPGYLGPAPEEAIATQILACRGFSGHNLEYLLRLADFMQLCGPQAQDEHLAAIVDAVGTMLPCFCPTEQALALV is encoded by the exons ATGAAGCAGGagtctgcagcctcaaacaccccGCCCGCCTCGCAGTCCCCTACACCGTCCGCTCAGTTCCCCCGAAACGACGGCGACCCTCAAGCTCTGTGGATTTTCGGGTACGGCTCCCTGGTGTGGAGGCCCGATTTCGCCTACAGCGACAGCCGTGTGGGCTTCGTGCGCGGTTACAGCCGCCGTTTCTGGCAGGGAGACACCTTCCATCGGGGCAGCGACAAGATG CCTGGCCGTGTGGTGACGCTCCTTGAAGATCATGAG GGCTGCACTTGGGGCGTGGCATATCAAGTGCAAGGGGAGCAGGTAAGCGAAGCCCTGAAGTACCTAAATGTGCGAGAGGCAGTGCTTGGTGGCTACGATACCAAGGAGGTCACCTTCTATCCCCAAGACGCTCCTGACCAGCCACTGAAGGCATTGGCCTATGTGGCCACCCCACAGAACCCTGGCTACCTGGGCCCTGCGCCTGAAGAGGCCATCGCCACGCAGATCCTGGCCTGCCGGGGCTTTTCCGGCCACAACCTTGAATACTTGCTGCGTCTGGCAGACTTCATGCAGCTCTGTGGGCCTCAGGCGCAGGATGAGCACCTGGCAGCCATCGTGGACGCTGTGGGCACCATGTTGCCCTGCTTCTGCCCCACTGAGCAGGCTCTGGCACTGGTGTGA